In Anolis carolinensis isolate JA03-04 chromosome 4, rAnoCar3.1.pri, whole genome shotgun sequence, the genomic window tagtatatgttatttactaaagcttgtgaatatacaatattctggttgttcctttttttgtcagttggaggcaagtatgaatgctgcaattagacaGAAGGATTagtatgtaatggcctttcagcttcaaagcctggctgcctggaattttttgttgggagatgttagctggctctgattgttttatgtctagaattcccgttttcagagtgttgttctttgcaatattgtcTGTTCTTCTACTTTCTGTGTAGAtgaagtacccatatgcagtgcttgagtgCACACACTCAAAAAGAAAGGCTGTAGTCCTCAGAAACAGAAGATATGCCAGGCTTTGACGatgcaaggttattcagtgctattcatgctgtccaacaatggattcctctaggcaagaagcagccaggcaagtggggtttatatccctgtggaataatgtccagggtgggagaaagaaatattGTCTGTTGGCGGAAAGTATGAATGCttcaattagccagaatgattagcatttaatggcctttcagcttcaaagcctggctgtttcatcccaggggggatcctttgttgggaggtattagctggccctgattgtttcctgtcgacttcccctgttttcagagtgtttctttatttactcttctgattttagagttttttaatacttggagccagattgtgttcattttcatggttcacagtaatattaataatgatagtaataacaatgactctgataatacacactactactctccctcctcagcttcctccctgagagtatcctttgttgggaggtgttagatggccctgattgtttcatgtctggaattcgcctgttttcaaagtgttgttctttatgtcctgattttagaaattatatttttctgctttattataccacaataattgtatatattatatttataatcgtatattatttcctttgaactcgattatatgaggcCCGTTCTGCccaattgtataaaatccacactgaactggattatatggcagtgtggactcaagataatccagttcaaagcagatactgtggcttatctgccttggcattctgggttgtatagctgtgtggaagagccttgagtctccactgccatataatacagttcaaatcagataatctgtattttataggcagtgtggaagaggcctaagtgaaccctgcctctCTCTtgggcaccattgtggctgagagGGTTGCTATGACACGAAGGGGGCGGATCCTAAAggagcagggcctacccttctgactggcagccaggggaaaacggctcttcctctgtaatttggactttatttttctagattttttgattgaaagacatagacataTATTTTCTCTGGTTTTAGTTCCTTATTTATATAAAACAGCACCCCATTAGTTTTCTTAACACACTGTGAATACCTGTCCTAATTTATTTTGGACTAATCAATGTCTGTCGTTTGACACAAAATGGGATTCCTGAATGCAGGTTATGtcaatcttatttttatttttatccaattattCAGCCTATTCACATTCATAGAGATAATTCTAATCCATGTGATTTCATTTATTAACTATCTCCTCCCTCTCACTCCCCCTCCTGTCCACAAATACTCCCCATATCTTGCTATCATTTGCTATATACCCTCAAAACATTACACAGTCTCAGAATCCAactcttctgctgctgcttcatcatctacccCCTTCTAGACACTGGTCTTCCCCTTCTGCTTGATGGCTCTGCTATGCAACTGAAGACCCCTGATCCTTCTGTATCCTCCTCCTTTGCAGACTCATCTCCCCTCGATCAGTGTTGTCCTCAAAGtccctattatattttcatataaattgtTCTGCTATTTCAACAAGACTTCAGTTAAATGTCTTTTATAGGTAAATCCCTGTATTTGGCGATTCTCCCAGattctcttctcccccagggggacccagagcggtcttacataatggcaagattaatgccacatataatacaaaatgtagtaaaacgaacaatcgtaaaaacacacttaaaatccaatatcataccccatttaaaacagtaaaacactgtgtggccattacaacagggccagtagcattgggccaaaagtcagagccagtctgtattcaattacacattaatccagcgaatacatcagattatatcaacttTCCTTTGAAGTTAAACAAAACAAGTTCTCTTATAGCAATCCTACTTACCAAAGATCTTGACGGGTCTTAAAGGGAAGGGATTTGTTTGGGCGGTCGACAGGTTAGCTGGAAAACAGCTGCTTGATTGTGTGTGCGTGTTTCATCTTCTATCTCCTTCTCAGCAGCGAAACACCCAGGGACTGCAACCTCCACAGAAATCTTCTCACATACAGCTTTTCCAGTCATTAccctaggagcccctggtgaagGAGAGggctaaagcctcgtgacttgaaggttgggttgctgacctgaaggctgccaggttcgaatcccacctggggagagtgcggatgagctccctctatcagctctagctccatgcggtgacatgagagaagcctcccacaaggatggtaaaaacataaaaaatatccaggcgtcccctgggcaacgtccttgcagacagccaattctctcacaccagaagcaactcaggttgctcctgacacaaaaaaaagtcaTTACCCTACTGTTTTCAGAGTTTGCGAAGGTCTAGACTTCTTCTTGGATTAATTTATGTTTAGTCAGATGAACTTTGCTCTCTAGAGACACACAAATCATGCTAATAGCTCTGGACAAAGCCTTTCGCCATTCTGCCTGTCACTGTGCTGAAACCGGAAGTCTGAGACCCTTCCAAAGGGCATCCAGGGAACACTTTTCCCCACAGCCTTCAATTTTCTTAGGATTTCCTTTTGGAAGCCAGACTTATAGACCCATGTTTTTATTTAATGCATGGGGGAAGTCTGGCTGATCTGTTTCCCTCTTTTCAGACTGTTTTACCTATTCTTAGTTAGGCATTTTTGGGGTGACCCTTATGGGAGGATTGCTCAGAGTAGATGACCGTTGTTCCTCAGGTTAAGATTTATTGCATTGGTCACTGTGAAGACATTCCTAGAAACCTGCATGAAAAGCTCTCCTTCAGCTGATGAAAATCTTCCCCTGGTCAGAGaacaaggaagaaaagggagaagtGGGTGAGGGTAAAAGAGGTTGTCAGAAAAAAGGCATTGTGGATAGAGTTGTGGTTATCTTTGCATCCCATCCTGGGGCTGAGCCAAGGGAATAAATGGCCGAAAGGGGACTTTGTTCAGCAGAGCGGCATTATGTGAATGTCTCAAAGAAGCCTCATTGTGGTTTTGAATTAGGTGGGTGGAGAGGCAGGGTCTTGGTTGGCTGCAGGATTcctttaggcccgggctgtggcgcaagctggagggcagccagctgagaccaatcactctgaccaagaggtcatgagttcgaggccagctcggagcctgcatttgtctttgtctttgttctatgtcaaggcaatgaatgtttgccttatatgtgtaatgtgatccgccctgagtccccttcggggtgagaagggtggaatataaatactgcaaataaataaataaatttaggaaAAGACAGAAAATTTGGTGGCAGCAGGCATTATGGGACGGGAGGCAGCCCAGTAATCTTTGTGTCCCTTAGCATTTAGTACATTCCTGGTAATTCAGGGAAACAAACCGTTCCTTTCTGCCTGCCTGCTGTTCCTTTAGCCACATTTGTGTTAGCCCAGTGAAATCAAAAAGATGCCCCAAAATTAggaattcctctttttccttctatCATTCATTCAATCTTTTCTTCCTCTATCCCTCCcatcttctttctttctggatTAATTCCCTTCTTTTTAAAGAATCATTGATTCCCTTTGCTGGTATCTGTGCATGTGCTTGAGACGACACTGTCTGCATTGCTTGGTATTTCCATTTTCTACATGACCCatgaagggaaagaggaaaaattTTGGATGTAAATGTTTCTGGCTTTCATCCTTgatcttttgcttcttttttcacCAGGGCAATAAGGACTCTTTGGAGCGACCTCTTTGATGCAGTAAGGAAACCAATAATACAGGAAATAGAAATCCTGTCATGGTGATGATCTTGCTGAATTCTTGACTCCACTTAACAGAtaataaaggaagaaagaagagtcaAGTATCTGTATTGCAATTACAGACTGCTCTGagtaccctttggggtgagaaagggggtataaatacagagaataatacataaattaattaaacaccCATATCACTGTTGACATGGAGGAAAAAGCAtctaaatgcctggagtgtggaaagagttttgcTCACAGTTCAGGTCTACgtgcacatcaaaggactcacactggggagaaaccctatgaatgcctggagtgtggaaagagcttcaatcaGAAGGGAAATCTAaataaacatcaaaggattcacactggggagaaaccccatgaatgcctggagtgtggaaagagcttcattatGAGAGGAGACCttcgtaaacatcaaaggattcattcaggggaaaaaccctataaatgcctggactgtggacagagcttcactgggagtggaaatctacgttcacatcaaagaactcacactggggagaaaccctatcaatgcctggagtgtggaaagagcttcactcaaagTGGAAATCTACGTaaccatcaaaggattcacagtgGGGAGAAATcctatgaatgcctggagtgtggaaagagcttcactcagaagggaagtttacattcacatcaaaagactcacagtGGGGAGAAAACCTATGTTTGcccggagtgtggacagagcttcactcagcagccaggtctacgttcacatctgaggactcacactggggagaaaccctatagaTGCCTGGattgtggaaagggcttcattcGTAGTGAGCATCTACGTAACCATCAAAGgattcatactggggagaaaccctatgaatgcctggagtgtggaaagggctttgCTCAAAATGGAGACTTACTTtcgcatcaaaggattcacactggggagaaaccctataaatgtcttgagtgtggacagagcttcactcatagttcaactCTACATAaacatcaaaagactcacactggggagaaaccctataaatgccttgagtgtggacagagtttcactcatagttcaactctacatacacatcaaatgactcacactggggagaaaccctttaaatgcctggaatgtggacagagcttcgctcgtagttcaaatctacgttcacatcaaactactcacactggggagaaaccctatgagtgcttggagtgtgggaagaagTTCATTGACAGGTCAAATCTACATaggcatcaaaggactcacactggagagaaaccctacacATGCCcagagtgtggacagagttttaCTCGTAGTTCAGGTCTACATAAACATCAgatgactcacactggggagcaACCTTatgaatgcttggagtgtgggaagaagTTCATTGACAGGTCAAATCTACATaggcatcaaaggactcacactggagagaaaccctacacatgcttggagtgtggaaagagcttcacttctGGTGGAAGTCTACAAATAcaccaaaggactcacactggggagaaaccctataaatgcctggagtgtgggaagagcttcactcAAAGTGGAGACCTTTGTAgacatcaaaggaagcacactggggagaaaccctttaaatgcctggagtgtggacggTGCTTCATTGATAGTGGACtcctacgtaaacatcaaaggactcacattggAGAGAAACCCTAATCAtccctggaatgtggacagaacttcactcatagttcaagtctatatagacatc contains:
- the LOC103281602 gene encoding zinc finger protein 420, producing MEEKASKCLECGKSFAHSSGLRAHQRTHTGEKPYECLECGKSFNQKGNLNKHQRIHTGEKPHECLECGKSFIMRGDLRKHQRIHSGEKPYKCLDCGQSFTGSGNLRSHQRTHTGEKPYQCLECGKSFTQSGNLRNHQRIHSGEKSYECLECGKSFTQKGSLHSHQKTHSGEKTYVCPECGQSFTQQPGLRSHLRTHTGEKPYRCLDCGKGFIRSEHLRNHQRIHTGEKPYECLECGKGFAQNGDLLSHQRIHTGEKPYKCLECGQSFTHSSTLHKHQKTHTGEKPYKCLECGQSFTHSSTLHTHQMTHTGEKPFKCLECGQSFARSSNLRSHQTTHTGEKPYECLECGKKFIDRSNLHRHQRTHTGEKPYTCPECGQSFTRSSGLHKHQMTHTGEQPYECLECGKKFIDRSNLHRHQRTHTGEKPYTCLECGKSFTSGGSLQIHQRTHTGEKPYKCLECGKSFTQSGDLCRHQRKHTGEKPFKCLECGRCFIDSGLLRKHQRTHIGEKP